One Malania oleifera isolate guangnan ecotype guangnan chromosome 9, ASM2987363v1, whole genome shotgun sequence DNA segment encodes these proteins:
- the LOC131164709 gene encoding protein STICHEL yields MSSEVRGCIGGGGGGGGLDPSKLHLKKELNQIRKAARVLRDPGTTSTWRSPLTSSSRSVVAAAAAAVPSSSSSAWKQGETESARRHSNGKTQQPSLRIDGISNVTNKEKRVFLHNWRNGYKSSSDRSAMAASDIDVPGRNDDADDGSSAPGSLEDSLIDALNGGGDSKSDTCVGDRHQSLAFRCRDANVVSLGTHSIRRTTNTKKKPKKGLTSSPMLKQKQQRKQQQKQIVHSLHSRMLPLGSSRDETASLIDQSDDTEEYCNSEDLRRISAASPLLLKLGNKNWSHPSSKFLSNRRKEDSSYSYSTPALSTSSYNQYGNRNPSTVGSWDGTTASFNDGDDEVDDHLDLPGRQGCGIPCYWSKRTPKHRGPCRSCYSPSFSDTLRRKGSRIFCGSQNMYHRRRRSLSNNRRIASRTAQGVLPLLTNNADGGGGSSMGSGHSDDELSTNFGELDLEALSRLDGRRWSSSCRSQDALELQGGGGEEEGTPENIRSLSQKYRPVFFDELIGQNIVVQSLMNAISRGRIAPVYLFQGPRGTGKTSTARIFAAALNCLATEETKPCGECRECTDFISGKSRDLKEVDGTNKKAIDRIKCLLKNLSVGPQSAFSRYKVFVIDECHLLPSKTWLAFLKFLEEPPPRVVFIFITTDLDSVPRPILSRCQKYLFNKIKDCDVVARLRKISAEENLDVEFDALDLIALNADGSLRDAETMLDQLSLLGKRITTSLVNELVGVVSDDKLLELLELALSSDTAETVKRARELMDSGVDPMVLMSQMASLIMDLIAGTYRIVDMKYSDSFVGGRSLTETELERLKNALRLLSEAEKQLRVSSERSTWFTAMLLQLGSVPSSDFTQSSSSRRQSSKTTDDDPSSASREAAAQKQKADSQCMPRKSTSSSLSLPYHGNYTHQGDLLSPADNFSFNSRPTHSPLVNGSASAASYDDFMVGNMIFRCINSEKLVDIWGRCIERCHSKTLRQLLHAHGKLVSISEVEGILVAYIAFRDGDIKSRAERFLSSITDSIETVLRCNVEVRIILLSDGEASLTDFQLPDRSDLKQRELSTNRERKEICSNAGYSDMDFHQDPIKLSKGSFSDAADKLKAGARDHSNCSPSLVDGTFQATAGSPLLSAEGRTDIRDMKERKQEIPLQRIESVISEQRLETAWLQATEKGTPVSMGRLKPEKNQVLPQDGMCRQNQMEPMNSVDLSSGYWEDGLNHDIKVLKINDGRIQKDQIGKRVDHYPISPSLLHDSSLAGNFSKDNLGYESGSGTGGCSGLFCWNNTKHHRKAKVNQGATVESHKAGRFLWFGECGISKKTENRFRK; encoded by the exons ATGTCGTCAGAAGTGCGGGGCTGTATCGGTGGCGGCGGCGGCGGTGGAGGGCTTGATCCCAGCAAGCTTCATCTGAAAAAAGAGCTCAACCAAATCCGAAAGGCTGCTCGTGTTCTTCGAGATCCCGGGACGACTTCTACTTGGAGGTCTCCTCTCACTTCCTCTTCTAGAtctgttgttgctgctgctgccgCTGCtgtcccttcttcttcttcctctgctTGGAAACAGGGCGAGACTGAGAGCGCCCGACGACACAGTAATGGGAAAACGCAGCAGCCTTCGCTTCGAATCGACGGCATTAGTAATGTTACCAACAAAGAGAAGAGGGTGTTTCTCCACAATTGGAGGAATGGTTACAAATCGTCCAGCGATAGAAGCGCAATGGCGGCTTCTGACATCGATGTTCCGGGCCGTAATGACGACGCCGACGATGGATCTTCAGCTCCGGGGAGCCTGGAAGACAGCTTGATCGATGCTCTTAACGGAGGAGGAGATTCAAAGAGCGATACCTGTGTGGGGGACCGCCATCAATCCCTCGCTTTCAGATGCAGAGACGCTAATGTTGTCTCCTTGGGCACGCACTCCATCAGGCGAACAACCAACACTAAGAAGAAACCCAAGAAGGGCCTCACTTCTTCCCCAATGCTGAAACAAAAACAACAGAGAAAGCAACAGCAAAAACAGATAGTTCACTCCTTGCATTCGAGAATGCTGCCATTAGGTTCGAGCCGAGACGAAACCGCcagtttgattgatcaatcagaCGACACAGAAGAGTACTGCAATTCTGAAGATTTGCGGCGAATATCGGCAGCTTCTCCCTTGCTTTTGAAGCTCGGGAACAAAAATTGGTCTCATCCGTCCTCTAAATTCCTGAGTAACCGCCGAAAAGAAGACTCGTCTTATTCCTACAGCACCCCGGCATTGTCAACCAGTTCTTATAATCAATATGGTAATCGCAATCCCAGCACTGTTGGGTCTTGGGATGGTACTACAGCCTCATTCAACGACGGGGATGACGAGGTGGATGATCATTTGGATTTGCCCGGGCGCCAGGGCTGCGGAATCCCTTGCTACTGGTCAAAGAGGACGCCCAAACATAGAGGGCCATGTAGAAGTTGTTACTCTCCGTCGTTCTCGGATACTCTGAGGAGAAAAGGAAGTCGTATCTTCTGTGGAAGCCAAAATATGTACCATAGACGCCGTCGTTCCTTGTCTAACAACCGGAGAATTGCTTCAAGGACTGCCCAGGGTGTTCTCCCGCTGCTGACCAATAATGCAGACGGCGGAGGAGGTTCGTCTATGGGAAGTGGGCATAGCGATGATGAGCTCTCGACGAACTTTGGGGAGCTTGATTTGGAGGCTTTGAGTCGGTTGGATGGGAGAAGGTGGTCGTCGAGCTGCAGAAGTCAAGATGCATTGGAGCTACAAGGTGGAGGAGGGGAAGAGGAAGGTACCCCGGAAAATATTAGGAGCTTGAGCCAGAAATATAGGCCCGTGTTCTTTGATGAATTAATTGGGCAGAATATTGTGGTCCAATCACTTATGAATGCTATTTCAAGGGGAAGAATTGCACCAGTTTATCTTTTCCAGGGCCCCCGTGGGACTGGAAAAACTTCGACAGCTCGGATATTTGCAGCCGCTTTGAATTGTCTGGCTACTGAAGAAACTAAGCCATGTGGAGAATGCAGGGAATGCACTGATTTTATTTCTGGGAAGAGCAGGGATCTTAAGGAAGTTGATGGCACCAATAAGAAGGCTATTGATCGGATCAAGTGCCTCTTGAAAAACCTGTCTGTGGGGCCTCAATCGGCCTTCTCACGATACAAAGTTTTTGTTATTGATGAGTGTCATTTGTTACCCTCTAAGACATGGCTAGCATTTCTCAAGTTTCTTGAAGAACCGCCGCCGAGAGTTGTGTTCATTTTCATAACAACTGATCTTGACAGTGTGCCGCGCCCTATACTCTCTCGGTGTCAAAAATATCTCTTTAACAAGATCAAAGATTGTGATGTTGTAGCCAGGTTGAGGAAAATTTCTGCCGAAGAGAATCTGGACGTTGAGTTTGATGCACTGGATTTGATTGCTTTGAATGCAGATGGTTCACTTCGAGATGCAGAAACTATGCTAGATCAATTGAGTTTGCTAGGAAAAAGAATTACTACATCTCTGGTGAACGAACTT GTAGGAGTTGTTTCAGATGACAAATTACTGGAACTTCTCGAGTTGGCCTTGTCATCAGACACTGCAGAAACAGTGAAAAGAGCCAGGGAGTTGATGGACTCTGGGGTTGATCCAATGGTATTGATGTCTCAAATGGCCAGCCTCATTATGGATCTCATTGCTGGAACTTACCGCATTGTTGATATGAAATACAGTGACTCATTTGTTGGAGGGCGAAGTT TGACTGAAACAGAATTGGAGAGACTTAAAAATGCTTTGAGGCTTCTATCAGAGGCTGAGAAACAGCTGAGAGTTTCAAGTGAACGTTCTACATGGTTCACAGCAATGCTGCTACAGCTAGGATCAGTCCCTTCATCAGACTTCACTCAGTCTAGTAGCAGTAGGAGGCAGAGCTCTAAGACAACAGACGATGATCCATCAAGTGCTTCTAGAGAAGCTGCTGCACAGAAGCAGAAGGCTGATTCTCAATGCATGCCTCGGAAATCAACTTCTTCTTCATTGTCTCTACCATATCATGGGAATTATACCCATCAAGGGGATTTATTGTCACCAGCTGATAATTTCAGTTTCAATTCCAGGCCGACGCACAGCCCATTGGTTAATGGCAGTGCTTCAGCTGCATCATATGATGATTTTATGGTTGGGAATATGATATTTAGATGCATAAACTCGGAAAAGTTGGTTGATATTTGGGGAAGATGTATTGAAAGGTGTCATTCAAAGACCCTGAGGCAGCTGCTACATGCACATGGAAAGCTTGTGTCAATCTCTGAAGTTGAAG GTATTCTGGTTGCTTATATTGCATTTAGGGATGGAGATATTAAATCCCGAGCAGAGAGGTTTCTGAGTAGTATTACAGATTCCATCGAAACTGTTTTAAGATGCAATGTAGAGGTTAGGATTATCCTATTGTCAGATGGTGAGGCTTCTTTGACAGATTTTCAGTTGCCAGATAGATCAGATCTGAAGCAGAGGGAATTGTCAACTAATAGGGAAAGAAAGGAAATTTGCAGTAATGCTGGGTATTCGGATATGGATTTCCATCAGGATCCGATTAAATTGTCCAAAGGAAGTTTTAGTGATGCAGCAGATAAACTGAAAGCAGGAGCACGAGATCATTCTAATTGTTCCCCTTCATTGGTAGATGGAACCTTTCAAGCTACCGCTGGATCGCCCTTGTTGTCAGCTGAAGGGAGGACTGATATCAGAGATATGAAAGAGAGGAAACAGGAGATACCATTGCAGAGAATAGAATCTGTGATTTCTGAGCAAAGGTTAGAAACAGCTTGGCTACAGGCTACAGAAAAAGGGACCCCAGTATCAATGGGTCGGTTGAAACCTGAGAAGAATCAAGTCCTGCCTCAAGATGGCATGTGTCGTCAAAATCAAATGGAACCCATGAATTCAGTGGATTTGTCATCTGGGTACTGGGAAGATGGATTGAACCATGACATAAAAGTTTTGAAGATTAATGATGGAAGGATCCAGAAGGACCAAATTGGTAAAAGGGTTGATCATTATCCCATATCTCCGAGCTTATTGCATGACAGCAGCTTGGCGGGCAATTTCAGCAAAGACAATCT GGGATACGAATCTGGTTCAGGAACTGGAGGTTGCAGTGGGCTGTTCTGTTGGAATAACACCAAACATCATAGAAAGGCAAAG GTTAACCAAGGTGCCACTGTTGAATCACACAAAGCTGGGCGATTTTTATGGTTCGGGGAGTGTGGGATATCAAAGAAAACTGAAAATAGATTcagaaaataa